TCGTTTTGTTGGAAgcaagatttttttaataaaaactaagaGCCTTGCAAATTACagcaatattttaataaaaatgtgaaCATTTTAACACATAGAATAactttttctgaattttttttttttatcaaaattgtGCTCTATTTTTATCTCTATCAAAATATATTGatctatatattaatattttaccaTTCTAATTCACATTTGAATAATACACTAATATTACATTCTTTTAAAATCTACAGTTGAGATgcatttatgtatatatacataattatataCATGTAAGTGAATATTTTCttgatgtaaaaaaaattaacttaagaaaacatagaataaaaaaatttttaatgtactgtcgtataaattattttatacatatatttaaggTGAAAATTCAGATACAGTCAATTTTATTTGAAGTTGGTAACTGAATACttggataaaaatttagtcaaatcatttaacgactcttaattattaacttaatgttaaattttaacTGCACATAAATTTTTACCTATATTTAATCATAATAtccattaacaaaataaattatttgttatcTTAATCACgtgaataataatttaaaaaaataaataattagataattatataaaacGTTACATTAAATTAAACTCTATATTTCACACAAAGAAAACATAATGATTTTGCGAAAATATGTTTGTTAATGTTTAGGGTATCTTTCAGGTGACCGTTTTGGTCGGTGGGGCAGTTCGCTAGTTAGGCACGCGTCAACCTGAGACTattgtttcatttttttattttattttttgtttttcaagcAATTATTAGATTCCAGATTTTTTAccgacattttttattttatgaaataaagTAACAATAAACTATAAAGATTTAGTAATGGACTACTAATGGGTATGGTAGTTgaacttatttttatatttttttttggaattggTAGTTGATTAGAATTAGATTACAAAGCCAATTACAAAAAACTAACTTGGGCTCAAAATGACGACTGAAGCCCACTATTGAAAATTTGGGCCCTTAATGGCatatcaaaacaaaacaaaacaaaaagaaaaaagaaaacagtagatagcatatttaaaaaaaatattagtcatTATTATGGTTACCCGCCAAAATTGCTGAGCATATCTGAGaagtgcaagaagaagaagaagaaatgggtGTGAACGTTATTCTGAACCTTTTGGCAATGTGcactctcttttcttcttcttttgcttcttcGTTGAAGTCGGCGATTACATTTCCTCCTCTAGCGCCGGCGCTATTCGTGATCGGAGACTCCTCCGTCGACTGTGGAACCAACAACTTCCTTGGAACCTTTGCGCGCGCCAACCACCTCCCTTATGGAAGAGACTTCGACACTCACCAACCCACTGGCAGATTCTCCAATGGCAGAATCCCCGTCGATTATCTTGGTTCGTTCGTTCCtttcaagatccttactttaccttttctttcttctcaagATTCTAATATCTCATCCAATTTTGCATAAGCAGCTATGCGTCTTGGGCTTCCATTGGTGCCGAGTTATCTAGGGCAAGCTGGAGATGTGAAAGATATGATTCATGGAGTCAACTACGCTTCTGCAGGTGCTGGCATTATCTTTTCAAGTGGCTCTGAATTGGTGtgtttcttttacttttatcccttttttctttcttccgtctccaaaatatttgttgagtttgATTGAATAATTAACTTTGCAGGGTCAACATATCTCGTTtgctcaacaaattcagcaatttACTGACACCTTTCAGCAGTTTGTAATAAGTATGGGGGAGGATGCTGCAACCAACCTCATATCTAACTCTGTCTTCTATATTTCTATCGGAATCAATGATTACATTCACTACTATTTGCTCAATGTTTCCAACGTTGATAATTTGTACCTACCCTGGAGCTTCAACCAGTTTTTAGCTTCTTCAGTTAGGCAAGAAATCAAGGTAACAATACAGCAATTTCGCTGCATAGTTTAAGATAATTTGGTACCTGACATGTGATCTTTGTGGCACAGAACTTGTACAATTTAAATGTTAGGAAAGTGGTGGTAACGGGACTGGCCCCTATTGGTTGTGCCCCTCAGTACCTGTGGCAGTATGGTAGTGAAAATGGAGAGTGTGTTGAACAGATAAATGACATGGCCACTGAGTTTAACTATCTCATGAGATACATGGTTATCAAGCTTGGTAGAGAGCTCTCTGATGCCAGTATCATCTTCTGTGACGTGT
The Arachis duranensis cultivar V14167 chromosome 5, aradu.V14167.gnm2.J7QH, whole genome shotgun sequence genome window above contains:
- the LOC107488395 gene encoding GDSL esterase/lipase At5g08460, which codes for MGVNVILNLLAMCTLFSSSFASSLKSAITFPPLAPALFVIGDSSVDCGTNNFLGTFARANHLPYGRDFDTHQPTGRFSNGRIPVDYLAMRLGLPLVPSYLGQAGDVKDMIHGVNYASAGAGIIFSSGSELGQHISFAQQIQQFTDTFQQFVISMGEDAATNLISNSVFYISIGINDYIHYYLLNVSNVDNLYLPWSFNQFLASSVRQEIKNLYNLNVRKVVVTGLAPIGCAPQYLWQYGSENGECVEQINDMATEFNYLMRYMVIKLGRELSDASIIFCDVFEGSMDILKNHQSYGFNVTNEACCGFGNYKGWIMCLSPEMACSNASNHIWWDQFHPTDAVNEILADNIWNGRHTKMCHPMNLEDMVIRKEK